A single Micromonospora sp. CCTCC AA 2012012 DNA region contains:
- a CDS encoding sensor histidine kinase → MTSDFRPRLMWLSVLPAAVVTVIGAAAVFSVLVASGEAVTSRMGAALILAWVACVVVVAVAANRAVAVDRLIIARIGALRSETAQRRVEVQNLIERLRRGDRLDPPAELAPLTASDEFGLLRHELDGILRVAQAAVVEAAAAQTTPPVANSSHQVEVFVNLARRLQSLVHREIQLLDDLENQVEDPDLLKGLFQVDHLATRIRRHAENLAVLGGAVSRRQWSRPVALTEVLRSAIAEVQHYSRVKLVPPIEGTVGGHAVADVIHLVAELVENATNFSGPHTQVLLRAQTVTAGIAVEVEDRGLGMPVTDQDRVNRLLVDPTRIDVGELLRDGRIGLFVVGVIARRHGITVRLQTNIYGGIQAVLILPPGLLGAPSQRRESWHDTQPQPIVRPPSRAVAGHAPAAPPPHVPTSASPRALDGAPSIPQGTRRATMAPLPERGSATSPLVREAAEVIPSESAEVNRAGEPTTASFAGGNARPRLPRRQRQAHLAPQLQAAPRPPSQQQEGAEPDPTLMATFTRAFTHGAADAGGNDGSADRLGGTS, encoded by the coding sequence GTGACGAGTGACTTCAGGCCTCGTCTGATGTGGCTGTCTGTACTCCCGGCCGCAGTCGTCACGGTGATCGGTGCCGCCGCCGTATTCTCTGTGCTCGTCGCCTCCGGGGAAGCGGTAACCAGCAGGATGGGCGCGGCGCTGATCCTGGCGTGGGTCGCATGCGTGGTGGTCGTCGCCGTCGCCGCCAACCGAGCCGTTGCAGTCGACCGTCTGATCATCGCCAGGATCGGTGCCCTGCGGTCCGAGACCGCGCAGCGTCGAGTCGAGGTACAGAATCTCATCGAGCGGTTGCGCCGCGGTGACCGACTTGATCCACCCGCGGAGCTCGCACCTCTGACGGCAAGCGACGAATTTGGGCTTTTGCGGCACGAGCTGGATGGGATCCTCCGTGTTGCCCAGGCCGCCGTCGTAGAGGCAGCAGCCGCGCAAACCACGCCACCCGTGGCCAACTCCAGCCACCAGGTGGAGGTCTTCGTCAACCTCGCCCGACGGCTGCAGTCCCTGGTGCATCGGGAGATCCAGCTTCTCGACGACCTCGAGAACCAGGTGGAGGACCCGGATCTCCTCAAGGGCCTGTTCCAGGTCGACCACCTTGCGACCCGTATCCGCCGACATGCGGAGAACCTCGCGGTGCTAGGCGGCGCTGTTTCACGGCGGCAGTGGAGCAGGCCTGTAGCTCTGACCGAGGTGTTACGGTCTGCCATCGCCGAGGTTCAACACTATTCGCGGGTCAAGCTGGTGCCGCCGATCGAGGGCACGGTGGGAGGCCACGCTGTCGCCGATGTCATCCATCTTGTCGCTGAGCTCGTTGAGAATGCTACAAATTTCTCAGGCCCGCACACCCAGGTGCTACTGCGCGCTCAAACTGTCACGGCTGGTATCGCCGTAGAAGTTGAGGACCGAGGCTTGGGTATGCCGGTCACTGACCAGGACCGCGTGAACCGCCTCTTGGTCGACCCAACCAGGATCGACGTCGGTGAGCTTCTGCGCGACGGTCGCATCGGCCTGTTCGTCGTCGGGGTCATCGCCCGTCGACATGGCATCACCGTACGGCTGCAGACCAACATCTACGGCGGGATCCAAGCGGTACTTATCCTTCCTCCCGGACTACTCGGCGCGCCGTCACAGAGGCGTGAATCCTGGCACGACACACAACCGCAGCCCATCGTCCGACCGCCCAGCCGGGCCGTTGCCGGCCATGCCCCGGCCGCTCCACCGCCGCATGTACCAACCTCTGCTTCGCCTCGGGCTCTCGACGGCGCTCCTTCGATACCCCAGGGGACCCGGCGAGCGACGATGGCACCGTTGCCCGAACGGGGTTCTGCCACTTCGCCCTTGGTCCGAGAGGCCGCCGAAGTCATCCCGTCCGAGTCGGCGGAGGTGAACAGGGCCGGCGAGCCGACCACGGCCTCGTTCGCCGGCGGCAACGCGCGTCCGCGCCTACCGCGGCGGCAAAGGCAGGCACATCTGGCCCCGCAGCTGCAAGCCGCACCCAGGCCACCTTCGCAACAGCAGGAAGGCGCTGAGCCGGACCCCACTCTGATGGCCACGTTCACGCGGGCTTTCACTCACGGCGCCGCTGACGCTGGCGGGAATGACGGCTCCGCAGACCGCCTCGGCGGTACCAGCTGA
- a CDS encoding helix-turn-helix domain-containing protein: MIQIRIDLSELHASLDRARRHRDMTWQQVATEIGCGQSTITRLARGHRPDTQTFLTFTTWLRMPAEAFIELLSPRPQQSQPDLLVEICALLRKRRDLTRRDRDVLEEVIESALKGLPRKPTRIRSEHTVNGPTGPRHVDPSDATAH; the protein is encoded by the coding sequence GTGATCCAGATTCGGATTGACCTGTCGGAACTCCACGCCAGCCTCGACCGTGCACGGCGCCACCGCGACATGACATGGCAACAAGTCGCCACCGAGATTGGATGCGGCCAATCGACGATCACCCGCCTCGCCCGAGGCCACCGCCCCGACACTCAGACGTTTCTCACCTTCACCACCTGGCTCCGGATGCCCGCCGAGGCGTTCATCGAACTACTCTCCCCTCGCCCCCAGCAGAGTCAGCCGGATCTGCTCGTAGAGATCTGCGCACTGCTGAGGAAGCGACGAGACCTCACCCGACGAGACCGGGACGTCCTCGAGGAAGTCATCGAATCAGCACTGAAGGGCCTCCCCAGAAAACCAACCCGCATCCGTTCGGAACACACTGTGAATGGCCCTACAGGACCAAGGCATGTGGATCCTTCCGACGCGACAGCCCACTGA
- a CDS encoding GOLPH3/VPS74 family protein, whose protein sequence is MVEDALSRRLLRDELFLLGHYDDTGLPITNRRTLSLGVAGASLIDLFLAERIALVKHGRSDHALDRTVQARTGQPLGDTLADSVATDIRRAEPTSLHIWLKKLSEDMYERALSSLIAAGVMRRVRIRRLAGLVQIDAHLATDSRRAVAARSCLRYLAAGNDHPNNHSAALAGLIVALQLTDALHLGSDPERVSHRLSAIARQHFKAIQYITAGVAELARMTR, encoded by the coding sequence ATGGTGGAAGACGCCCTTTCGCGCCGACTTCTCCGCGATGAGCTGTTCCTTCTCGGTCACTACGACGACACGGGCCTGCCCATAACAAACCGTCGAACTCTTTCCCTCGGTGTGGCCGGGGCCAGCTTGATTGACCTCTTCCTCGCAGAGAGAATCGCCCTGGTGAAGCACGGCCGGTCGGACCACGCGCTCGACAGGACAGTGCAGGCAAGGACCGGCCAGCCGCTGGGCGACACCCTTGCGGACAGCGTGGCGACGGACATTCGCCGAGCAGAACCGACCAGCCTGCACATCTGGCTGAAGAAGCTCAGCGAAGACATGTACGAACGGGCTCTCTCCAGCCTGATCGCGGCCGGTGTCATGCGGCGCGTCCGGATCCGCCGACTAGCAGGACTGGTGCAAATCGATGCCCATCTGGCCACAGATTCTAGACGCGCTGTTGCGGCACGCTCCTGTCTCCGCTACCTGGCTGCAGGAAACGACCATCCAAACAATCACTCCGCCGCATTGGCTGGCCTCATCGTAGCACTTCAACTGACAGACGCGCTGCATCTGGGCTCCGACCCCGAGCGGGTGTCGCACCGCCTCAGCGCGATAGCTCGCCAGCATTTCAAAGCCATTCAATACATAACAGCGGGAGTAGCAGAACTGGCGAGGATGACGCGCTGA
- a CDS encoding MFS transporter — MTRVESVPAGSMTAVPRGRWLAVAAVALGTFIVVTVENLPMGLLTAISGGLGVSNAKVGLLVTVSGLVAAVTAPLLPVAIRRADRRVVLLSLILLTVAANAVFAVSSSYPVIVVARLLIGVSIGGFWALAAGLGVRLVPPAAIPRATAVIFFGAMAANVVGVPLGTWLGELTSWRATFALVAALALLLTIVLGILLPAMPPDEPVLLRTLAAQLRTPEVRAGVVVTFLLVSGHYAAFTFISPILQDISGVTSAFLGPLLLAYGVCGLVGNFAGGAWAARNVRAAVVAISLALAASLALFPVVGRTVVGGSILLLIWGFAFGGLPVSVQTWIIKAAPQGIEAATGLNTFMFNLAIASGALFASAVAGAMSVTGVVLLAAGLVALTPVAVATARKQ; from the coding sequence ATGACGCGTGTCGAATCCGTCCCTGCCGGCTCCATGACGGCAGTACCCCGAGGGAGGTGGCTCGCCGTCGCCGCGGTCGCCCTCGGCACCTTCATCGTGGTGACCGTCGAGAACCTCCCCATGGGACTGCTCACCGCCATCAGCGGCGGTCTGGGAGTCTCAAACGCCAAAGTCGGCCTGCTGGTCACGGTCTCCGGCCTGGTGGCCGCCGTCACCGCGCCGCTGCTGCCGGTAGCCATCCGGCGCGCCGACCGGCGCGTCGTCCTACTCAGTCTGATCCTGCTCACAGTAGCGGCCAACGCCGTGTTCGCAGTCAGCTCCAGCTACCCGGTCATCGTGGTAGCGCGGCTGCTGATCGGCGTCAGTATCGGCGGCTTCTGGGCACTCGCGGCCGGCCTCGGCGTACGGCTCGTTCCACCCGCCGCGATACCCCGCGCCACGGCGGTGATCTTCTTCGGCGCCATGGCCGCGAACGTGGTGGGAGTTCCGCTCGGCACATGGCTGGGCGAGTTGACCAGCTGGCGGGCTACCTTCGCGCTGGTCGCGGCCCTGGCGCTCCTTCTGACCATCGTGCTGGGCATCCTGTTGCCGGCCATGCCACCGGACGAGCCGGTCCTGCTGCGCACGCTCGCCGCGCAGCTGCGTACCCCCGAGGTGCGCGCCGGCGTGGTGGTCACGTTCCTGCTGGTGTCCGGGCACTATGCCGCGTTCACCTTCATCAGCCCGATTCTCCAGGACATCTCCGGAGTCACCTCAGCGTTCCTCGGTCCGTTGCTTCTGGCCTATGGGGTGTGCGGTCTGGTCGGCAACTTCGCCGGTGGCGCCTGGGCTGCCCGCAACGTCCGCGCCGCCGTCGTCGCGATCAGCCTCGCCCTCGCTGCGTCCCTCGCGCTGTTCCCAGTGGTGGGACGGACTGTCGTGGGTGGCTCCATCCTGCTGCTGATCTGGGGCTTCGCCTTCGGTGGGCTTCCGGTCAGTGTGCAGACATGGATTATCAAGGCCGCCCCACAGGGCATCGAGGCGGCCACGGGACTGAACACCTTCATGTTCAACCTGGCGATCGCCTCCGGGGCGCTGTTCGCCAGTGCCGTAGCCGGCGCCATGTCCGTGACCGGGGTGGTCCTGCTCGCGGCAGGACTGGTCGCGCTGACTCCCGTCGCGGTGGCAACGGCACGCAAGCAGTGA
- the aroC gene encoding chorismate synthase, translated as MLRWLTAGESHGPALVAMLEGVPAGIEVTTTEIADELARRRLGYGRGARMSFERDEVELIGGLRHGVTLGSPVAIRVGNSEWPKWQTVMAADPVDPQELAAQARNAPLTRPRPGHADLAGMQKYGHTDARPILERASARETAARVAVGTVAKALLRQALGVEIVSHVVELGPVAAKPGLRPTPEDAARIDADPLRCLDPEASARMVAEVDAAKKAADTLGGVVEVLAYGVPPGLGSHVQWDRKLDARLATALMSIQAIKGVEIGDGWQQARSRGSEAHDEIIPTATGVRRVTDRAGGLEGGITTGEPLRVKAAMKPISSLNRALSTVDVTTGEPATAINQRSDVCAVPAAAIVAEAMVALVLAEAAVEKFGGDSVVEMRRNLTGYLDALVIR; from the coding sequence GTGTTGCGCTGGCTGACTGCAGGTGAATCCCACGGACCCGCTCTCGTCGCGATGCTCGAGGGGGTGCCCGCCGGGATCGAGGTGACCACCACCGAGATCGCCGACGAGCTGGCCCGTCGCCGGCTCGGCTATGGCCGGGGCGCTCGGATGTCGTTCGAGCGGGACGAGGTCGAGCTGATCGGTGGCCTGCGGCACGGCGTCACCCTGGGCAGCCCGGTCGCCATCCGGGTGGGCAACTCCGAGTGGCCCAAGTGGCAGACGGTGATGGCCGCCGACCCGGTGGACCCGCAGGAGCTGGCCGCGCAGGCCCGCAACGCGCCGCTGACCCGGCCCCGGCCCGGCCACGCCGATCTGGCCGGCATGCAGAAGTACGGCCACACCGACGCCCGCCCGATCCTGGAGCGGGCCAGCGCCCGGGAGACCGCCGCCCGGGTCGCCGTCGGCACGGTCGCCAAGGCGCTGCTGCGGCAGGCCCTCGGCGTCGAGATCGTCTCGCACGTGGTGGAGCTGGGCCCGGTCGCCGCCAAGCCGGGGCTGCGCCCGACCCCGGAGGACGCCGCGCGGATCGACGCCGACCCGCTGCGCTGCCTCGACCCGGAGGCGAGCGCCCGGATGGTCGCCGAGGTCGACGCCGCGAAGAAGGCCGCCGACACGCTCGGCGGCGTGGTCGAGGTGCTGGCGTACGGGGTGCCGCCGGGGCTGGGCAGCCACGTGCAGTGGGACCGCAAGCTCGACGCCCGGCTGGCGACCGCGCTGATGTCCATCCAGGCGATCAAGGGTGTGGAGATCGGCGACGGCTGGCAGCAGGCCCGCTCCCGGGGCTCCGAGGCCCACGACGAGATCATCCCCACCGCGACCGGCGTCCGGCGGGTCACCGACCGGGCCGGTGGCCTGGAGGGTGGCATCACCACCGGTGAGCCGCTGCGGGTGAAGGCGGCCATGAAGCCCATCTCGTCGCTGAACCGGGCGCTGTCGACGGTCGACGTGACCACCGGGGAGCCGGCCACCGCCATCAACCAGCGCTCCGACGTCTGCGCGGTGCCCGCCGCGGCGATCGTCGCCGAGGCGATGGTGGCGCTGGTGCTGGCCGAGGCGGCGGTGGAGAAGTTCGGCGGCGACTCGGTCGTGGAGATGCGCCGCAACCTGACCGGCTACCTCGACGCGCTGGTGATCCGGTGA
- a CDS encoding helix-turn-helix domain-containing protein, whose translation MGRHEQPVRGDNPIVVGFAQRLRELRRAAGNPTYRQMARQAYSSRTCLSAAASGAQLPTLSVTEAFVRACGGDVDRWRALWAEAWTLTRQPEATCSVPGHEKATERELIGAD comes from the coding sequence ATGGGTCGACATGAACAGCCCGTCAGAGGCGACAACCCCATCGTCGTCGGCTTCGCCCAGCGGCTGCGCGAGCTACGCCGCGCGGCCGGCAACCCCACGTACCGGCAGATGGCCCGCCAGGCTTACTCCTCCCGGACGTGCCTGTCCGCCGCCGCCAGCGGCGCACAGCTGCCCACCCTCAGCGTCACCGAAGCGTTCGTCCGGGCGTGTGGGGGCGACGTTGATCGATGGCGGGCGCTGTGGGCCGAGGCGTGGACGCTCACCCGTCAGCCGGAGGCGACCTGCTCGGTGCCGGGGCACGAGAAGGCAACTGAGCGGGAGCTCATCGGCGCAGACTAG
- a CDS encoding pseudouridine-5'-phosphate glycosidase, which yields MRQHAHPPIPVQLSEEVADACKEGRPVVALESNVITHGLPYPNNAATACKVEEAVRSGGAVPATIAVDGGAIRVGMTAADIERFASTPGIPKVSARDLPTVLARGGLGAMTVASSLVAADLAGIAFFASAGIGGVHRGAETSMDISSDLIQFTRSKVAVVCAGAKKILDLGLTLEYLETLSVPVVSYRSDDFPAFYCISSGFPSPCRLDDATTIARAVENHWALGNHSSFLITTPVNAEDAVDDADVDQAIDEAMAAARRDGVRGNAITKYLMRAVDTATQGRSSRANMSVLISTAHTAGHLAAAHARYRADHIR from the coding sequence ATGAGGCAACACGCCCATCCCCCCATCCCGGTGCAGTTGAGCGAGGAGGTCGCCGACGCCTGCAAGGAGGGCCGGCCCGTGGTGGCGCTCGAGTCCAACGTCATCACCCACGGCCTGCCTTACCCGAACAACGCCGCCACCGCTTGCAAGGTGGAGGAGGCGGTGCGATCCGGCGGTGCCGTACCGGCGACGATCGCCGTCGACGGTGGTGCCATCCGGGTCGGCATGACCGCCGCCGACATCGAACGCTTCGCCTCCACACCGGGCATACCTAAGGTCAGCGCCCGCGACCTACCGACCGTACTCGCCCGCGGCGGCCTGGGCGCGATGACGGTCGCCAGCTCACTGGTCGCGGCCGACCTCGCTGGTATCGCGTTCTTCGCCTCAGCCGGCATCGGTGGTGTCCACCGAGGCGCGGAGACCAGCATGGACATCTCCTCGGACCTCATCCAGTTCACCCGGTCGAAGGTCGCTGTGGTCTGCGCCGGCGCCAAGAAGATCCTTGACCTCGGGTTGACGTTGGAGTACCTCGAAACACTCTCGGTGCCGGTCGTCTCCTACCGCTCGGACGACTTTCCCGCCTTCTACTGCATCTCCAGCGGCTTCCCCAGTCCCTGCCGCCTCGACGACGCCACCACGATCGCCCGGGCGGTGGAAAACCACTGGGCGCTCGGCAACCACAGCTCGTTTCTGATCACCACGCCCGTCAACGCCGAGGACGCGGTGGACGACGCCGATGTCGACCAGGCGATCGACGAAGCCATGGCGGCTGCCCGACGCGACGGGGTGCGCGGCAACGCCATCACCAAGTACCTGATGCGGGCCGTCGACACGGCGACGCAGGGGCGCTCCTCCCGGGCCAACATGTCGGTCCTCATCAGCACCGCCCATACCGCAGGTCATCTCGCCGCGGCACACGCCCGGTACCGCGCCGACCACATCCGTTGA
- a CDS encoding nucleoside triphosphate pyrophosphohydrolase family protein: MDLDEYQRGALRTAAPRDKRNELLHLVLGLVGESGEIAEKFKKWVRDLDSDESRIDRDDIARELGDVLWYLAVLSDYLDLSLDDIATANLAKLASRRVRGVLGGSGDDR, from the coding sequence ATGGACCTGGACGAGTACCAGCGCGGCGCCCTCCGTACTGCCGCCCCGCGTGACAAGAGAAACGAACTACTGCACCTGGTACTCGGGTTGGTCGGTGAGTCGGGCGAGATCGCGGAGAAGTTCAAGAAGTGGGTCCGCGACCTCGACAGCGACGAGTCGCGGATCGACCGGGACGACATCGCGAGGGAACTCGGCGATGTGCTGTGGTATCTGGCCGTGCTCTCCGACTACCTCGACCTGTCGCTGGACGACATCGCGACGGCCAATCTGGCCAAGCTCGCAAGCCGCCGGGTCCGTGGCGTGCTCGGTGGAAGCGGCGACGACCGCTGA
- a CDS encoding SDR family oxidoreductase — MSESHALVIGASSEIGRAIAHEMALWGMSVSLWGRDQGRLRQTATLCREAGRRCYVDVVDVTDAAAVRDAAEGLADRGRLSLVVYAAGVFDWAPADRADPAAWRQVIDVNLTAAATVTTRLLPALISAAPSSLVYIGSGAAHRAFANNAAYVASKFGLAGLAEAVFLDVRDRDVKVSLISPGLVAAGASLATTAGQNRPHELLAPADVAAAVRFVASFPVRGCPTHIQLQPQRTPQ, encoded by the coding sequence ATGAGTGAGTCACACGCGCTGGTGATCGGCGCGTCCAGCGAGATCGGCCGCGCCATCGCCCACGAGATGGCTTTGTGGGGCATGTCGGTGAGCCTGTGGGGCCGCGATCAGGGACGCCTGCGGCAGACGGCAACGCTCTGCCGTGAGGCAGGTCGGCGGTGTTACGTGGACGTTGTAGATGTCACGGACGCCGCTGCGGTCCGCGATGCGGCTGAGGGCCTGGCTGACCGTGGTCGGCTGAGCCTCGTGGTCTATGCGGCTGGTGTCTTCGACTGGGCACCGGCAGATCGCGCTGACCCGGCGGCCTGGCGTCAGGTGATCGACGTCAATCTCACCGCTGCCGCCACCGTCACCACGCGCTTGCTGCCCGCCCTGATCTCGGCAGCGCCGAGCAGCCTGGTCTATATCGGTTCGGGCGCCGCCCACCGCGCATTCGCCAACAACGCTGCCTACGTTGCCAGCAAATTCGGCCTGGCCGGCCTGGCCGAAGCGGTGTTCCTCGATGTACGTGATCGTGACGTTAAGGTCAGCCTGATCTCACCGGGCCTGGTCGCCGCCGGTGCCAGCCTCGCCACCACAGCGGGGCAGAACCGGCCGCACGAGCTGCTCGCTCCGGCTGACGTCGCCGCTGCCGTGCGATTCGTCGCCTCGTTTCCCGTGCGGGGTTGTCCCACCCATATCCAGCTCCAGCCACAACGCACGCCGCAGTGA